The nucleotide sequence CATCTGCAGCACCGGATGGTCCGGGGGGATGTCCACGATGGGGTACTCGTCCGGGGGCAGCACCCGGCCTATCTCTCGACTCCAGTGGTCCCAGGCCGAGGTACCCCAGAAGTCGTCCACGTAGAGGATGCCCCCGCGCTTCAGATAGTCTCGAAGGCGCTCCGCCTCGATCTCGGTGAACCCCGCGGTTCCGACATCCGACATGAAGATGAAAGGATAATTGAACAACGCGTCGTCGGTGAGGGTCACCACGACGTGGTTGGGCATGCCCTCACCATCGAGGGCGACGCGAGCTTTGGTCAGTTCGGAAAGGCGGATCATGAAGTTCACGTCCGAGTTGGGATAGTCGGTGTTCCATCCGTGACCAAGAGGCTCGTCCCGAACACTCTGGTACATGACGCGTGCGAAAGTGAAGGATCGCTCTTTGAGATCCTCTTGATCGGGGAATCGAGGAGGAACGCGGTTCCACCATCCTCGCCAGCCCCAGTCCGGATTCCTCCTCGTCTGCGCGAAGACGGTCAGACCCGAAAGCGCGGCGAACGATATCCATAACAGAACCATCCGCCCTCTCACGGACCGATGGTACGGGATACCGCGGGGCACGGCAACTCTGGCGCCGACCCAAGCGGCAGCATCCATCCGACGGCCACGGCAGAAAAGACGGACCATTGCCCAGCACTTCCTCGAATGTCGGAGGACGGGCTGACTCCGTGGAGACGATTTCGACTACGGCATGGGAGACCGGCGGCCGCGATCCAGGCTCGACTTTCTTCGCGATCGGGGTTAATGTGTCGGTCGCGCGATCATGCCTGCGTCGGGTGACATGTGGAAGCAGTTCAAGCTCCTCGAGCCGCTCGGTAAGGGAGGCATGGGACGTGTGTTCCTTGCCGAGGACACCGCGCTCGGGCGAAAGGTGGCCCTCAAGTTTCTTCCTCCGACTCTCGAGCAAGAGCCAACGGCCCGCGAGCGGTTCCTGAGAGAAGCGCGGGCCGCCGCGGCGCTCGACCATCCCTACATCTGCAAGGTCTACGAGATCGGCGATGTCGATGGCAAGGCGTTCATCGCGATGGAGTACATCGAGGGCCCTAGCCTGCGTGACAAAGTCGCTGCTGGGCCCTTGCCGCTCGCTCAGGTCCTGGATCACGGGATCGAGCTCGCCGAGGCCATCGAAGCCGCTCACGCCAAAGGCATCGTCCATCGCGACATCAAGAGCCAGAACATCATGATCACGCGAGAAGGCCACGTAAAGATCCTGGACTTCGGGGTCGCCAAGGCTCTGGTCATGGAAGCCCTCGGCGAAAGTCAGATCGATACGTTTTCGGGTCAGCTCACCTCGAGCGATGCCACGCCCGGCACTGTCATCTACATGTCGCCCGAGCAGGTGCGGGGTGAGACGGTCGACGGCCGCACCGACGTTTTTTCACTCGGCGTTGTGCTCTACGAGATGGCCACCGGCCAGCTTCCGTTCGAGGGCGCGACCTCCGGGCTCATCTACGACGCCATCCTGAACCTCGGGCCGAGACCCCCTCGCCACCACAACCTCAAGGTCCCGGAGGAGCTGGAGCGGGTGATTCTGAAAGCGCTCGAGAAGGATCGCGAGCACCGTTATCAGAACGCCAAGGATCTGATGGTGGATCTGAAGCGGCTCAGACGGGACACGGACACGGTGGTGGCTCGTTCCGTGGAGTCCCGGACGGCACCGACGACCAAGCCGAGAAAGAGCCTGGTGAGATGGGCTCTTACGGCGGCCATCCTCGCCGTCGCCGCGATCGCGTCCTATTTCCTGCTCCCTCGCGCCCCGTCGACACAGGTGGCCGACTCACTCGCGGTTCTCCCGTTCGACAACACCCGAGGCGATCCCGAGGTCGAGTATTTGAGCGAAGGCATCGCCGAAACTCTCATCAACCGTTTGTCTTCGATCCCGGAGCTCAAAGTCATGGCCCGGAGCAAGGCCTTTCGTTTTCGCGGGCACGATGTGGACCCTCAGACCGTGGGGCGGGAGCTCAATGTGGGCGCGGTGCTCACCGGGCGGGTCGTGCAGCAGGGTAACAACCTGAACGTTCAGACGGAGCTCGTCGATGTCCGGAGCGGGGTGCAGCTCTGGGGAGAGCAGTACAACCGGGCGCTCTCCGACATCGTGGCGGTTCAGGAGGAGATCGCGCAGCAAATCGCGCAGGCGCTACGTATGAAGCTGACCGGCGAGGAAGCTTCGGGACCTGCCCCGACGGTGATTTCCGATAGCGAATCCTACCAGGCCTATTGGAAAGGGCGGTTCCACTGGAATCGACGTACGAACGAGGATTTCAAGAAGGCGATCGCGTTTTTCGAGGACGCGCTCGTCGCCGACCCCGAGCTCGGGCTCGCCCACGTGGGACTCGCCGACAGCTATCTCCTTCTCGGGGCTCAGTTTTATGGACCCGATGCGGACTACCCGCCGTCCGCCGCGATGGCGAAGGCCAGGTCTGCCGCGAGTGAGGCGCTCCGGCTGAATCCCGACCTCGCCGAGGCGCACGTCACTCTCGCCTACATCGAGTTCCTGCACGAGTGGAATTGGGAGGCCGCCGAACGAGGATTCTTGCGGGCGATCGAGCTCGAGCCGACCTACCCCGTCGCCCACCAGTGGTACGCGGAGCTCTTGATGGTGCTGGGTCGGCACGACGAGGCGATCCGCGAGGCTCGGCGAGCACTCGAGCTCGAGCCGACCTCTCCCATACTCTCGCGCGAGCTCGCCTTCAAGTACTACATCGCCGGGCGCTACCCCGAGGCGATCGAACAACTCCAAGAGACGCTCGAGCTCGATCCGAATTTTTCGCAAACGCGGGTGATGTTGGCGGACGTCTACTGGGCGGTGGGCAGGAAAGATGAACTGCTCGAGCATGTTGCTCATCTCGACGATCGCCAGCGCAAGTTCCTCGAGCTCCTCGTCGAAGACAAGAACTTGGAGGCCCTGGCCTGGCTCGACTCCTACCCGAGACAGGAGTACTCGCTCACGACCCTCAGCCGCTACTACGCTCAAGCAGGTGGTAAAGAGCAAGCGCTGACGCTCCTCGAACAGGCCCTTCGAGAGCGCATCCCGCAAATCTGCACGACCGTGCCACGACCTGTCTTCGAACCCTACCGCTCCGATCCACGCTTCGTGGCGATCCGACAGGCGATGGGACTCCAGCCCTAATCAACGTTCATTGGAATCATGACGAATATGCTTTCATCGCTTCTATTATTGTTGTCGCTTTCGGCGGGCCAGGAGGCGAGCACCAATCGATTCCGCTCCGAGACTTTCGCCGGCCTCGAGCTCCGGAGCATCGGCCCGGCACTCATGTCGGGCCGCATCGCCGACATCGCGATCCACCCGGTAAATCGACATACCTGGTACGTGGCGGTTGGCTCGGGCGGCGTCTGGAAGACGACCAACGCCGGTACAAGCTGGGAGTCCATCTTCGATGACCAGTCCTCTTACTCGATCGGTTGCGTCACCATCGACCCGAGCAATCCCGAAGTGATCTGGGTGGGAACCGGCGAGAACGTGAGCGGCCGGCACGTGGGATACGGCGACGGAGTCTACAAGAGCTCGGATGGTGGCCGGAGCTGGGCGCGCAAGGGGCTCGCGGCTTCCGAGCACATCGCGAAGATCCTCGTCGATCCGCGAAGCTCCGACGTGGTCTACGTGGCGGCGGAAGGCCCGCTCTGGTCCTCGGGGGGCGAGCGGGGCGTCTACAAGAGCATGGACGGCGGCGAGACATGGAACCGTATCCTCGAGATCAGCGACGATACCGGGGTCACCGATCTCGAGCTCGATCCGCGAAATCCCGACGTGATCTACGCGGCAGCCTATCAGAGGCGCCGGAGCGTGTGGGCCCTGATGGCTGGCGGGCCGGAATCGGGCATTCACAAGACCGTCGATGGGGGAGAACGGTGGCGCGAGTTGACGAGAGGTCTGCCCGAAGGCGACAAGGGCAAGATCGGCCTCGCGGTCTCGCCGATCGATCCGGATATCGTCTATGCCACCATCGAGGCATCCGAAAAGGAAAAAGGCTTCTATCGTTCGACCAATGCGGGCGAGAGCTGGACGAAACAAAACGAGTACACGAGCGGTGGCACCGGACCCCACTACTACCAGGAAATCTACGCCTCGCCGCACCAGCTCGATCGCGTCTATCAGATGGACGTCTGGATCCATGTCACCGACGATGGAGGAGCGACGTTCCGCGAGCTCGGCGAGACCGATAAGCACAGCGACAACCACGCCATGGCATTCGTCCCGGGGGACCCCGACTACCTCCTTGCCGGAAGCGACGGCGGACTCTACGAAACGTTCGACGGGGGAGAGAGCTGGAAATACGTCTCCAATTTGCCCGTGACCCAGATTTACAAGCTTGCTCTGGACAACGACCTGCCGTTCTACAACGTCGTGGGCGGCATGCAGGACAACGGGACCCAGGCCGGTCCGTCCCGAACGCCGAACGTTCACGGCATCCGCAACCAGGACTGGTACGTCCCCTACGGTGCCGACGGCTACGCCTGTCAGGTGGATCCGGAGAATCCCGACATCCTTTATGTGACGTGGCAGAACGGGAACCTCCTCCGATACGATCGCCGCAGCGGCGAGCTCGTCGATATCAAGCCCCAGCCTGCCCCCGGCGACGAACCCGAGCGATGGAACTGGGACTCTCCCATCCTGATAAGCCCGCATTCGAGCACGAGGCTCTATTTCGCTTCGCAGCGACTCTGGCGAAGTGACGATCGGGGCGATTCCTGGACCGCGCTGAGCGGCGATCTCTCCCGGGGGCACAATCGTTACGAGCTGAAGCTCATGGGGCGCGTGTGGAGCGTCGACGATCTCTATGACAACGGCGCGATGTCCTGGTACGGCAACGCCACGACTGTTTCGGAGTCGGCCGTCGTCGAAGGGTTGATCTACGTGGGCACCGACGACGGTCTCATTCAGATTACGGAGGACGGCGGGTCGACATGGCGCCAGGTCGACTCTTTCCCCGGCGTTCCCGAGTCATCGTTCGTCCAGGACGTGAGGGCGTCGCTTCACGATCCTGACACGGTGTTCGCCGTTCTCGACGCCCACAAGCTCGGCGATCTCTCGCCCTATCTGCTCCAGAGCAACGATCGGGGCAGAAGCTGGAGCTCGATCGCCGGCGACCTCCCCGAACGCCACATCCTGTGGTCCATCGTTCAGGATCACGTCGACCCCGACCTCTTGTTCCTCGGCACGGAGTTCGGGATCTTCTTCACCACCGATGGAGGAGGGCAGTGGGTCGAGCTCTCCGGCGGGGCTCCCACGATTGCTTTTCGGGATCTGGAGATTCAGAGGCGAGAGAACGATCTCGTGGGCGCTTCGTTCGGACGGGGCTTCTTCATACTCGACGATTACACTCCGCTCAGGGATCTGCGCGCTTCCGATCTCGAGAATGATGCCTTGCTTTTCCCCGTGCGAACGGCTCTCGCTTACGTTCCG is from Vicinamibacteria bacterium and encodes:
- a CDS encoding DUF4159 domain-containing protein, whose protein sequence is MVLLWISFAALSGLTVFAQTRRNPDWGWRGWWNRVPPRFPDQEDLKERSFTFARVMYQSVRDEPLGHGWNTDYPNSDVNFMIRLSELTKARVALDGEGMPNHVVVTLTDDALFNYPFIFMSDVGTAGFTEIEAERLRDYLKRGGILYVDDFWGTSAWDHWSREIGRVLPPDEYPIVDIPPDHPVLQMFFTVRKIPQVPSIQFWRRSGGTSTSERGYDSEQPHFRGIFDAERRLMVIMTHNTDIADGWEREGEDDEFFYRFSIRAYPLGVNIAIYAMTH
- a CDS encoding protein kinase; its protein translation is MPASGDMWKQFKLLEPLGKGGMGRVFLAEDTALGRKVALKFLPPTLEQEPTARERFLREARAAAALDHPYICKVYEIGDVDGKAFIAMEYIEGPSLRDKVAAGPLPLAQVLDHGIELAEAIEAAHAKGIVHRDIKSQNIMITREGHVKILDFGVAKALVMEALGESQIDTFSGQLTSSDATPGTVIYMSPEQVRGETVDGRTDVFSLGVVLYEMATGQLPFEGATSGLIYDAILNLGPRPPRHHNLKVPEELERVILKALEKDREHRYQNAKDLMVDLKRLRRDTDTVVARSVESRTAPTTKPRKSLVRWALTAAILAVAAIASYFLLPRAPSTQVADSLAVLPFDNTRGDPEVEYLSEGIAETLINRLSSIPELKVMARSKAFRFRGHDVDPQTVGRELNVGAVLTGRVVQQGNNLNVQTELVDVRSGVQLWGEQYNRALSDIVAVQEEIAQQIAQALRMKLTGEEASGPAPTVISDSESYQAYWKGRFHWNRRTNEDFKKAIAFFEDALVADPELGLAHVGLADSYLLLGAQFYGPDADYPPSAAMAKARSAASEALRLNPDLAEAHVTLAYIEFLHEWNWEAAERGFLRAIELEPTYPVAHQWYAELLMVLGRHDEAIREARRALELEPTSPILSRELAFKYYIAGRYPEAIEQLQETLELDPNFSQTRVMLADVYWAVGRKDELLEHVAHLDDRQRKFLELLVEDKNLEALAWLDSYPRQEYSLTTLSRYYAQAGGKEQALTLLEQALRERIPQICTTVPRPVFEPYRSDPRFVAIRQAMGLQP
- a CDS encoding glycosyl hydrolase — protein: MTNMLSSLLLLLSLSAGQEASTNRFRSETFAGLELRSIGPALMSGRIADIAIHPVNRHTWYVAVGSGGVWKTTNAGTSWESIFDDQSSYSIGCVTIDPSNPEVIWVGTGENVSGRHVGYGDGVYKSSDGGRSWARKGLAASEHIAKILVDPRSSDVVYVAAEGPLWSSGGERGVYKSMDGGETWNRILEISDDTGVTDLELDPRNPDVIYAAAYQRRRSVWALMAGGPESGIHKTVDGGERWRELTRGLPEGDKGKIGLAVSPIDPDIVYATIEASEKEKGFYRSTNAGESWTKQNEYTSGGTGPHYYQEIYASPHQLDRVYQMDVWIHVTDDGGATFRELGETDKHSDNHAMAFVPGDPDYLLAGSDGGLYETFDGGESWKYVSNLPVTQIYKLALDNDLPFYNVVGGMQDNGTQAGPSRTPNVHGIRNQDWYVPYGADGYACQVDPENPDILYVTWQNGNLLRYDRRSGELVDIKPQPAPGDEPERWNWDSPILISPHSSTRLYFASQRLWRSDDRGDSWTALSGDLSRGHNRYELKLMGRVWSVDDLYDNGAMSWYGNATTVSESAVVEGLIYVGTDDGLIQITEDGGSTWRQVDSFPGVPESSFVQDVRASLHDPDTVFAVLDAHKLGDLSPYLLQSNDRGRSWSSIAGDLPERHILWSIVQDHVDPDLLFLGTEFGIFFTTDGGGQWVELSGGAPTIAFRDLEIQRRENDLVGASFGRGFFILDDYTPLRDLRASDLENDALLFPVRTALAYVPSTPLAVRGKAYQGGAYFSAPNPPFGAVLTYYLKEELKGAREKRREDEKRIREEGGDVPFPGFDRLEQERRRVDPTILLIVRDGDGEELRRIVAPKEAGFHRIAWDLRYPPYEPAEIEPPGDMPPWADPPQGPLVVPGRYTVVLAKLVDGVVTPLAEPQSFEVVDLENATLEGTDRGEGLAFQKETGELYRKVLGAVDEVERTRRRLELMKKALLETPGAVSGLMERTTE